Genomic DNA from Streptomyces sp. PCS3-D2:
CCGCTGTCCGTGCCGGTCGGCGAGTCGGCCGAGGACGGGTCCGAAGAGGACCTGTCCGGTGGAGAGCGCACCTCCGACGATGCCCGCGGTGGCCAGGGAGCCGCTGGTCTGGGCGACCAGCAGGAAGCTTCCGAACTGGGACATCGCGACGGGCAGGCGGGCGAGGAAAGAGACGAGCGGGAGCAGGGGCCCGGTCAGGGCGATGACACTTCGATAGGTGCTGACGGTTCCGACCACTTGATCGACACTAACCCGACGCAGTCACTCGGATGCATTGGGTCATGGCACGGAATCCGGCAGGTTGGGTACGTACGTTCTCATGAGCCAGCCGCACCCGCCTCCCGCATCGGATTCCGATGTTCCGAAACCCGTTACCCCGACGTCGACGTACCGCCTCCAGCTGAGCCCGGAATTCACCTTCGCGGCCGCCGAGGCGGCCGTGCCGCACCTCGCCTCGCTCGGCGTGTCGCACCTGCACCTCTCCCCCGTCCTGGAGGCGGTGCCCGGGTCGGCCCACGGGTACGACGTCACCGACCACTCGCGGGTACGGGCCGAGCTGGGCGGCGAGCCCGGCCTGCGGGCCCTGGCCCGCCGCGCCCGGGAGCACGGGCTCGGCCTGGTCCTCGACATCGTGCCGAACCACATGGCGGTGCCGACGCCGCTGCGGCTCAACCGGCCCCTGTGGGAGGTGCTGCGGGACGGGCCGGGCTCGCCCTACGCCCGCTGGTTCGACATCGACTGGGAGGCCGGCGGCGGGCAGGTGGTGCTCCCCCTGCTGGCCGGACCGGTGGACTCCCGCGACCTGCGGGTCGACGGCGGGACACTGCGTGACGGGGAACAGGAGTTCCCGCTGCGGGCCGGGACGGAGGGCCTGGCGCTGCCGGAGCTGCTGGCCGCTCAGTGGTACCGGCCGACCTGGTGGCGGGAGACCTCGACCACGCTCAACTACCGCCGGTTCTTCACGATCTCGGAGCTGATCGGGGTCCGGGTGGAGGATCCGGAGGTGTTCACCGCCACCCACGCGAAGGTCCTGGAGCTGGTCCGGGACGGGGTCGCGCAGGGGCTGCGGATCGACCACGTGGACGGGCTGGCCCACCCCGAGGAGTACCTGGGCCGGCTGCGGGCCGCTGTCGGCGACGACTGCTGGGTGGTGGTCGAGAAGATCTTGGCCCGCCACGAGCGTCTGCCGGCCGGCTGGCCGGTGGCGGGCACCACCGGCTACGACGCGCTGCACCGGGTCGACGGGGTGTTCACCGACCCGGGGGGTGCCGCCGAACTGGCCGCCCGCTACGGGCGGTCCACCGGTCTTCCCCCGTGGCCGCAGACCGCCCGGGCCTGTGCGCGGGAGGTGCTGACCGGCGACCTCGCCGCCGAGCTGAGGACCCTGGAGCGCCGGGCCGGGTCGGAACTCGCCCCGGCCGTACGCGAGTTGCTGATCGCCTTCCCCGTCTACCGGCCCTATCCAGGCGAGTGCGAGCTGCCGGCGCAAGCGGTGGAGCCGGCGGCCGAGCTGGCCGGTCCGGCCGCGGTGGCCGGCGTACGGGAGCTGCTGCTACGGGACCCGGCCTTCGCCGCCCGGTTCGCCCAGACCTCGGCAGCCCTGCGCGCCAAGTCCCTGGAGGACCGGGCCTTCTACCGGTACGCGCCGCTGCTGTCGGCCACCGAGGTGGGCGGGGAGCCCGGGTGTCCGGCCGTGTCGCCCCAGGAGTTCCACGCGTACTGCGCCGTGCTGGCGCGGGACTGGCCGGACACGGGCACGGTGCTGTCCACGCACGACACCAAACGCAGCGCGGACGTCAGGGCCCGGATCTCGGCGCTGTCGCAGGCGCCGGAGCTGATGGGCGGGCCGGACCCGTCGCCGGACCCCCACCTGGCGTCGCCGGACCCCCACCTGGCGTGGGTGGCCCGCCAGACGGCTCTGGGGCTCGGCCGGGCGCCCGAGGCGGTACCGCGGCTGGCCGACGCGCTGCTCAAGGGGGCCCGCGAAGCAGCCCTGCACACCAGCTGGACCGATCGGAACGAGGAGTACGAGGCCGGCGTCCCCGAGTACGCCCGGGCCCCGCTGGACCTGCCGGCGCAGCTCGCGGAGGCGGCCCGCGCCAACCTGCTCGGCATGGCGCTGCTGCACCTGGCGATGCCGGGGGTGCCGGAGGTCTACCAGGGCGCGGAGACCGAGTACCGGGCCCTGGTGGACCCGGACAACCGGCGGCCGGCGCGCTTCCCCCGCGATGCGCTGGCACGGCTGGACGCGGGGGCCGCCCCGCAGGCCCCGGCCGAGGAGAAACTGGCCCTCACGGCAGCGCTGCTGCGGCTGCGCCGGGACCGGCCGGACCTCTTCCGCGGCTACGCGCCCGTCACGGCCGGTGGCCCGGCGGCCGACCACCTGGTGGCCTTCACCCGCGCCCCGGGTCTGCTGGTGGCGGCCACCCGGCTGTCACACCGGCTCGCGGCCTCGGGCGGCTGGCGCGACACCCGGCTGGACCTGCCGCCCGGCAGGTGGACGCCGGTCCTGCCGCCGCACGGCGAAGCGAACTCCCCCGTACTGCACGGCAGTACGATCGAGGTGTCCGCGCTGCTGTCCGATCGTCCGGTGGGCGTCTGGCTCCGCCTCTGAACCCCTGCGGCGCCGCCCGGCGCCCGCAGGGCCGCCTGGTATCCGTGCCGCACGGCCCGCCACGGCCACGGACCGGACGAACAGGCCCCGGATCGCTCCTGGAGCCGTTTCCGGAGGATGCGGCGGCGGCCGCGGGCCGAACGCTGTCGAGGAGGGGCCGGAAGAGGTCCTCGAAGGCTGCGCCGAGGGTGACGACGGGCACGGAGCGGGGTCGCCTTGCCGGGCGTGCACGCGCACCCGCCCCTCTCGCAGGCGGTCGGCGATGCCTTCCTGAGCCCGGCGGGCCACGGACTGCGCCCGCACAGGAGCGCGGTGCCCCGCCGGGCATGCCCGTGCAGCCGCTGGGCCAGGGGTTTCCCGGGGAGTCCGGGCAACTGCGGGGCCCGCACAGCAGTAGGCGGCGGGCGTGGCGGGCATGGCATCCCTTGTGACTCTCCTCCGTGACATGTGCTACCCCACACCGCATGAACTCGGGCTGGCCGCCCGCGCTCTGGCGGACGAACACCCCGGCGAGGTCCGGCTCCGCCAGGCCGGCACCTCGCGGGCCGGACGGCCGATCTGGGTGCTGTCCGTCGCGGCGACGGTTCGGGCCACCGCGGACGGCGGCCCGAGCGGCACCGCGGGCCGTGCCGCCCCTGACCTCCCGGCCGGCACGGACGGCCCCGGCCCGCTCGGCCCGCCGCGAGGGGACGCCCGCGACGTCCTCGTCGTCGCCGGAGCGCACGCCAACGAGCCCGTCGGCGGCGCCACGGCACTCTCACTCGCCCACCGGGTCCTGCGCGACCCCGCGCCGCGGGCGGGCTGCGGCTGGCACTTCCTGCTCTGCGCCGACCCGGACGGCGCGGACCTGCACCGCACGCCCCGCCCGTACTCGCTGCTGGACTACCACCGGCACTTCTTCCGACCGCCCGGACCCGAACAGCCCGAGTGGGCGCCGTCCCTCCTGCCCGGAGACCGGCTGCCGCCGGAGACCCTGGCGCTGCTGGCGCTCATCGACGAACTGCGGCCGGTCTTGCAGGTCTCCCTGCACGCCACCGACCTCGGCGGCTCCTGGGTGCAGCTCACCCGGGACATACCCGGCCTCGCGGAGCCGTTCGGCAAGTCGGCCGCGGAGCTGCACATCCCGGTGGAGAACGGGGCCTCGGACGCCGCCGGCTGGCCCTCCCCCGGGCCCGGGATCTTCGTGATCCCGGAGCCGGGGAGCGAGGCCGCCGGGGCGTTCCACCCGGAGGACACCCGGCTGAGCACCTGGTATCACGCGCACCTGTACGGCGGCACCACCGCGATCGTCGAAGTCCCCATGTGGGCCTCCGACCTGGTGGACGATCCGACGCCGCATCCCGACCCGCGCCGCGCCCTGCGGATGCTGGCCGGGCGGCTCACGGCGGACGCCGCGCTCGTCGGCGCCACCCGCGAGCGGACTCGGGGCCGGGACCGGCAGGGACCGGGCGGGCCCGGGGACCCGGCCGCGGCCCCGCTGCTGCGCGCGGTGGACTGGACGCTCGCGCTGGTCCCCCGGATCACCCGCGAATGGACCGGCCCCGGCGCACCCGCCGAGGCAACGGCGGCGTACATCGCCAGCATCGACGCCTTCGGGCGGCGGCTGTCGCTGCGTGCGGCCGCGATGCTGCTCCGGGTCCTGCGCGCCGAGGGGCATCCGGCGGCCCCCGGGCTGGAGCGGCTGGTCACCGAGTGGTGCGAGGAGTTCGCGGCCCGGTTCGGGGCCCGCTGGATCCCGGTGGCCACCCAGGTGGAACACCAGTCCCGCACCGTTCTGGCCGCCTACGACAAGCTCGTGGCGGCGCGGCGCCCCACGGGCGGGCTGTAGCGGGGCCGGGGGTTCGGGGCGGCGCCGACCGCCCCGATCGCCTTGTCGGTCCCGACTCCCCGGCCCCGACCCCACCAGCCGCGCCCCCCTCCTGACCCGCCCCCGGGAAGCCGGCATCCTCACCCGCGCCTCCTGGCCGACGTCCGGGGGCTCAGCGGCCGGGTCGGAGGGAGGCCAGCGCGGCGTCGAGGCGGCGGGTGGCCTCCTCGGCAACGCCTTCCAGGGCGGGCAGTCCGGTCAGGGTGGACAT
This window encodes:
- the treY gene encoding malto-oligosyltrehalose synthase; protein product: MSQPHPPPASDSDVPKPVTPTSTYRLQLSPEFTFAAAEAAVPHLASLGVSHLHLSPVLEAVPGSAHGYDVTDHSRVRAELGGEPGLRALARRAREHGLGLVLDIVPNHMAVPTPLRLNRPLWEVLRDGPGSPYARWFDIDWEAGGGQVVLPLLAGPVDSRDLRVDGGTLRDGEQEFPLRAGTEGLALPELLAAQWYRPTWWRETSTTLNYRRFFTISELIGVRVEDPEVFTATHAKVLELVRDGVAQGLRIDHVDGLAHPEEYLGRLRAAVGDDCWVVVEKILARHERLPAGWPVAGTTGYDALHRVDGVFTDPGGAAELAARYGRSTGLPPWPQTARACAREVLTGDLAAELRTLERRAGSELAPAVRELLIAFPVYRPYPGECELPAQAVEPAAELAGPAAVAGVRELLLRDPAFAARFAQTSAALRAKSLEDRAFYRYAPLLSATEVGGEPGCPAVSPQEFHAYCAVLARDWPDTGTVLSTHDTKRSADVRARISALSQAPELMGGPDPSPDPHLASPDPHLAWVARQTALGLGRAPEAVPRLADALLKGAREAALHTSWTDRNEEYEAGVPEYARAPLDLPAQLAEAARANLLGMALLHLAMPGVPEVYQGAETEYRALVDPDNRRPARFPRDALARLDAGAAPQAPAEEKLALTAALLRLRRDRPDLFRGYAPVTAGGPAADHLVAFTRAPGLLVAATRLSHRLAASGGWRDTRLDLPPGRWTPVLPPHGEANSPVLHGSTIEVSALLSDRPVGVWLRL
- a CDS encoding M14 family zinc carboxypeptidase, with the protein product MTLLRDMCYPTPHELGLAARALADEHPGEVRLRQAGTSRAGRPIWVLSVAATVRATADGGPSGTAGRAAPDLPAGTDGPGPLGPPRGDARDVLVVAGAHANEPVGGATALSLAHRVLRDPAPRAGCGWHFLLCADPDGADLHRTPRPYSLLDYHRHFFRPPGPEQPEWAPSLLPGDRLPPETLALLALIDELRPVLQVSLHATDLGGSWVQLTRDIPGLAEPFGKSAAELHIPVENGASDAAGWPSPGPGIFVIPEPGSEAAGAFHPEDTRLSTWYHAHLYGGTTAIVEVPMWASDLVDDPTPHPDPRRALRMLAGRLTADAALVGATRERTRGRDRQGPGGPGDPAAAPLLRAVDWTLALVPRITREWTGPGAPAEATAAYIASIDAFGRRLSLRAAAMLLRVLRAEGHPAAPGLERLVTEWCEEFAARFGARWIPVATQVEHQSRTVLAAYDKLVAARRPTGGL